A stretch of the Clostridium fungisolvens genome encodes the following:
- a CDS encoding oxidoreductase, which translates to MAEGIKRNWTAADIPSQKGRRVVVTGTGGIGYETALEMTRAGAEVIMAGRNKDKGAEAIRKIKALNPKGNIRFEKLDLADLSSIESFGKKMRAELKSLDILINNAAVMNPPKRLVTKDGFELQIGTNYLGHFALTAQLLPLLKHGNKPRVISLGSIANRSGVIDFNNFQSEQDYKPMVAYSQTKLACLMFAFELQRRSDVAGWGITSIAVHPGISRTELIPNGSGKNSAAGIARRLFGPILFQPAAHGAWPSLYAATALEAKGGSYYGPSRMNEMRGYPTFAKVPPQAEDTQVAKKLWEVSEKLTNVKFV; encoded by the coding sequence ATGGCAGAAGGAATAAAACGAAATTGGACTGCAGCTGATATCCCATCACAAAAAGGTCGTAGGGTAGTTGTTACAGGAACTGGTGGAATTGGATATGAAACTGCATTGGAGATGACTCGAGCAGGAGCAGAAGTTATAATGGCTGGTCGAAATAAGGACAAGGGAGCAGAAGCAATCAGAAAGATTAAAGCATTAAATCCAAAAGGGAATATACGCTTTGAAAAACTTGATCTTGCAGATCTTTCTTCGATTGAATCGTTTGGGAAAAAGATGAGAGCAGAACTTAAAAGCTTGGATATTCTTATAAATAATGCTGCGGTAATGAATCCACCTAAGCGTTTGGTTACTAAGGATGGATTTGAACTGCAAATAGGTACAAATTACCTTGGACATTTTGCATTGACAGCTCAGTTACTCCCTCTTTTAAAGCATGGTAATAAACCGAGGGTAATTAGTTTGGGCAGTATTGCTAATCGTTCAGGTGTTATAGATTTCAATAATTTTCAATCAGAACAAGATTACAAACCAATGGTAGCCTACTCTCAAACAAAGCTTGCATGTCTAATGTTTGCATTTGAATTACAGCGTAGAAGTGATGTAGCTGGATGGGGAATTACCAGTATTGCAGTACATCCGGGTATATCAAGGACTGAATTGATTCCAAATGGATCAGGAAAGAATAGTGCTGCAGGAATTGCCCGTCGCTTATTTGGACCAATATTGTTTCAACCAGCAGCTCATGGGGCTTGGCCGTCACTTTATGCGGCAACAGCTCTTGAGGCAAAAGGCGGAAGCTATTATGGACCATCTCGAATGAATGAAATGAGAGGATATCCTACCTTTGCGAAAGTTCCTCCACAGGCAGAAGATACTC